From a region of the Dictyostelium discoideum AX4 chromosome 2 chromosome, whole genome shotgun sequence genome:
- the cbpI gene encoding EF-hand domain-containing protein, with product MASVSEHCLNEIKPTILKCDKNKDRQYSIDEIVQLLKKNSKNPERLAVLLFKSLNKKLDESICFNDIDDREISKNCDKFQDKPEIDIESFLLRFDKNNDKMISHHELKTKLDELGCGNSKKTTDYVFEQIDTNKEGSLSYEDLEGFVKFLKQDNNKKTSLPSV from the exons atGGCATCAGTTTCAGAACAttgtttaaatgaaattaaaccaACAATTTTGAAATGTGATAAAa atAAAGATCGTCAATattcaattgatgaaattgttcaattattaaaaaaga aTTCAAAAAATCCAGAAAGATTGGCTGTATTACTCTTTAAAtctttgaataaaaaattagatgaGTCAATCTGTTTCAATGACATTGATGATAGAgaaatttctaaaaactGTGATAAATTCCAAGATAAACCAgaaattgatattgaaagCTTCCTCTTAAGATTCGATAAAAACAATGATAAAATGATTTCCCATCACGAATTAAAAACCAAACTTGATGAACTAGGTTGCGGAAATTCAAAGAAAACTACTGATTACGTTTTTGAACAAATTGATACTAACAAAGAAGGTAGTCTTTCCTATGAAGATCTAGAAggt tttgtcaaatttttgaaacaagataataataaaaagactTCACTCCCAAgcgtataa
- the exoc7 gene encoding exocyst complex subunit 7 — protein sequence MSAPPRLSARLSVLDQKKSNAPSPTSPTGLKTSLGMPPNSGSSGGGGGLKSSVGISSLPTIPSTKSTSPTLPKRNSANLSLLQQQQQQHTNKSTSPSSNTPTATSTTSPFSYLGKQASAQNLNTMMSMMMLNKNPLSPVVPQPGASLFYATPTEADDEEFEHIRNLLNSEYSVTTVQSTGALKSSNLVVMSWKNNATSELTEQDDQLENDKRDLQFIKEQLEKNNSMSKQMIYILDRFNEGLSQLEMDVAPINASMNEWSSIFNNINSTMEQVKSVLDKFDVDKIDSKINDGAKGDYVSYMLALEHVGNAIDYIAEKSHFKSSDKVMDALKQLKATGLNELETSFKSLLLKISNLVDPTTIAKLPNSKRYLAIILPNHVEEISKYIELFEKLHYNAFLKEYKDKRSKFILLSLRKMAPEKFIKQTSETKNLAYVKGSHPLISYVQETLRLYQIEYDLASELFGNQYQLILDEIIDPAHELLLETTEPIIKVRKTPGDKIFSIFPLLDLFDTFTKLLPDFITAISSRDGKHISELKTQIKHLQDTCASLLDFSLDEEKEISSSNRKEIISDATVDEISSNMINYFKRLIEYKHSVELLLKGQDNNNSNSNSNAPSSTSSNSKSSSSSSSSSSSNSASSTILPTSFIGFLEKILKNLIKYLQGRAKKDFPTQPATDFFKPPIKSVIFQINNYHYISTSLKQSKILSNQQFENNELASANHILHEFETCLDNEIKVLNSFWKTIADILITNKSNKEKDEVKSIIKKHTNFLKTFNDLNKLKFDIPDQELKLKLKTEAKNIIGRSYDQFKELCRLEKIHLEKNFVPFETTDDINRKLDRVFDSQ from the exons atgagtGCACCACCAAGATTAAGTGCAAGATTATCAGTATTAGatcaaaagaaatcaaatgcACCTTCACCTACATCACCAACTGGATTAAAGACATCATTAGGTATGCCACCaaatagtggtagtagtggtggtggtggaggaTTAAAATCATCTGTTGGaatttcatcattaccaACTATAccatcaacaaaatcaacatcaccaacattaccaaaaagaaattcagcaaatttatcattattacaacaacaacaacaacaacatacaaataaatcaacatcaccatcatcaaatacACCAACagcaacatcaacaacatcaccatTTTCATATTTAGGTAAACAAGCATCAgcacaaaatttaaatacaatGATGTCAATGATGATGCTAAATAAGAATCCATTATCACCAGTTGTACCACAACCAGGTGCAAGT CTATTTTATGCGACACCAACAGAAGCTGATGATGAGGAGTTTGAGCATATTAGAAATCTATTAAACTCTGAATACTCTGTGACAACAGTTCAATCTACAGGTGCTTTGAAAAGCAGTAATTTGGTGGTAATGTCGTGGAAAAACAATGCGACCTCGGAATTGACCGAACAGGACGACCAATTGGAGAATGATAAACGTGATTTACAATTCATAAAAGAGCAATTAgagaaaaacaattcaatgtCAAAGCAAATGATTTATATATTGGATCGATTCAATGAAGGCTTGTCCCAATTGGAGATGGATGTGGCTCCCATCAATGCATCGATGAATGAGTGGTCGagcattttcaataatattaattccaCCATGGAGCAGGTGAAATCGGTACTGGACAAATTCGACGTCGATAAGATCGACTCCAAAATCAACGACGGCGCCAAGGGAGACTACGTGTCGTACATGCTGGCATTGGAGCATGTCGGCAATGCCATCGACTACATTGCCGAGAAATCGCACTTCAAGTCGTCAGACAAGGTGATGGACGCtttgaaacaattgaaaGCCACCGGCTTGAACGAGCTTGAAACCAGCTTCAAGTCATTGCTTCTCAAAATCAGCAATTTGGTCGACCCAACCACCATAGCGAAGTTACCCAACTCCAAGCGTTATCTAGCAATCATCCTACCCAACCACGTCGAAGAGATCTCCAAATATATTGAACTATTTGAAAAACTACATTACAATGCATTCTTAAAAGAGTATAAAGATAAGCGATCGAAATTCATCCTTTTGTCACTCCGTAAAATGGCGCCTGAGAAATTCATAAAACAAACCAGTGAAACCAAGAACCTCGCCTACGTCAAGGGATCCCATCCACTGATTTCCTACGTTCAAGAAACATTGCGTCTCTATCAGATAGAGTACGATTTGGCAAGTGAATTATTTGGCAACcaatatcaattgattctcGACGAAATCATTGACCCTGCCCATGAACTACTCTTGGAAACCACTGAACCAATCATTAAAGTAAGAAAAACGCCTGGTGATAAAATCTTCAGTATTTTCCCATTACTAGATCTATTCGATACTTTTACTAAACTATTACCAGACTTTATCACTGCAATCAGTTCAAGAGATGGTAAACATATTAGTGAATTAAAAACTCAAATTAAACATTTACAAGATACTTGTGCCTCTCTATTAGATTTCTCATTggatgaagaaaaagaaatttcaagTTCAAATAGAAAAGAAATCATCTCTGATGCAACTGTTGATGAAATCTCTTCAAATatgatcaattattttaaacgtttaattgaatataaacattctgttgaattattattaaaaggtcaagataataataatagtaacagcAATAGTAATGCACCATCATCAACCTCTTCAAATAGtaaatcttcatcttcatcatcatcatcatcatcatcaaattctgCATCTTCAACAATATTACCTACATCATTTATTGGTTTCTTagaaaagatattaaaaaatttaattaaatatttacaagGTAGAGCGAAAAAAGATTTTCCAACTCAACCTGCAACTGATTTCTTTAAACCACCAATTAAATCtgtaatttttcaaattaataattatcattatatttCAACCTCTTTAAAACAATCTAAAATCTTATCGAATcaacaatttgaaaataatgaattggCGAGTGCAAATCATATACTACATGAATTTGAAACTTGTTtagataatgaaattaaagttttaaattcattttggAAAACTATAGCtgatattttaataactaataaatcaaataaagaaaaagatgaagttaaatcaataattaaaaaacatact aatttcttaaaaacttttaatgatttaaataaattgaaatttgataTACCAGAccaagaattaaaattgaaattaaaaaccgaagctaaaaatataattgggAGATCTTATGatcaatttaaagaatt gtgcagattagaaaaaattcatttagaAAAGA
- the sun1 gene encoding SUN domain-containing protein 1, which produces MSGDYKPNYQSSPSRKRLPLQSKDQASIYKYQTPSTLNLYNNTVNNNSSNNSNNHLLHNSNPNSSYLYDSSKQYSNQINIRNNSNSNSNTNNITSKKASSSYSINNKVDHNSHNNNDDDDIEDDVDINYSTNNASSNILHNRFSNSNKDDSYIDYSTDENPKILKQPQPLYNHLNNQIQQQQQQQQQQQQQQQQQQQQQQQQQQQQQQQQQQQRNNNNNSNSSNNNNTSTTIKRNNQQIDNNSNKNIISKFIGDPWKNFYYGSNKSLWPFERNNNSNNSSNNNNKVNFKQAIWIFIFSVLFIGCLLGLFSTNFYGIHIYFPSFSTTKTNSPFNSTNNNIQFSNLITKEQLYPIIDEYFKKNEILKSYNKLFEKIENDIKYLSEREQYKDIINEIKEELKLVKLSNMDEDRVNQLISKMINHYNNNENNKQELKELLSKSIEELTKLKSDSKEQLIQISTESMNQLGQLKSESINQLGQVKSESIDKFQSTLKSLSKEEQSKIEREFNHQFNQLNKDADQLLSQHSLKIEKLREEINENQQSSLLKLTQEYKQLEERLKEFSSKLQQSISSSSMDQFESWKLVFIKDIEERINKESSKLTNQYIQLTQQFTKIQSFIKDNPSIDSLTNTIESLEGIKLLIEDILEVYSADKIAKVDYALGLAGASIEYNALHYRVSETYPPIKGSGSGSGSGGANGNSLGLYYYNLATNWIFPQPKPNPPETILDPMVNTGSCWGFYTGNGTIVIRLAKKIAITEVTMEHISSNISHHIDSAPKEFQVFGLINSSDIGQSLGVFTYDTTINRHLQTFKVNKIQSTTTTTTNQDQNDDDNIQEFSHVALRILSNHGYRYTCIYRFRVHGYQIPHPEQEQIQIIQEEQSFKQEEINQQQIEQIEQIEQIEKQQQSDEL; this is translated from the exons atgagTGGAGATTATAAACCAAATTATCAATCATCACCAAGTAGAAAAAGGCTACCTTTGCAAAGCAAAGATCAAGcatcaatttataaatatcaaaCACCATCGACATTAAATTTGTATAATAACacagtaaataataatagtagtaataatagtaataatcatCTACTTCACAATAGTAACCCAAATTCAAGTTATTTATATGACTCATCAAAACAATATagtaatcaaataaatattagaaataatagtaatagtaatagtaatacaaATAACATAACAAGTAAAAAAGCATCATCATCCTatagtataaataataagGTTGATCATAATAgccataataataatgatgatgatgatattgagGATGATGTAGATATTAATTATTCAACCAATAATGCATCATCAAACATTTTACACAATAGAtttagtaatagtaataaagaTGATAGTTATATAGACTATTCAACCGATGAAAACCCCAAAATACTAAAACAGCCTCAACCATTatataatcatttaaataatcaaattcagcaacaacaacaacaacaacaacaacaacaacaacaacaacaacaacaacaacaacaacaacaacaacaacaacaacaacaacaacaacaacaacaacaacaaagaaataataataataatagtaatagtagtaataataataatacttctacaacaataaaaagaaataatcaacaaattgataataatagtaataaaaatataatatcgAAATTTATAGGAGACCCATGgaaaaacttttattatgGTAGTAATAAAAGTTTATGGCCATTcgaaagaaataataatagtaataatagtagtaataataataataaagttaattttaaacaaGCTATTTGGATTTTCATATTTTCAGTATTATTCATTGGTTGTTTATTAGGTTTGTTTTCCACTAATTTTTATGGTattcatatttattttccatctttttcaacaacaaaaacaaattcaccatttaattcaaccaataataatattcaattttcAAATCTAATTACAAAAGAACAATTATATCCAATAATTGATGAATATTTTA aaaaaaatgaaattttaaaatcatataataaattatttgaaaagattgaaaatgatattaaatatttatcagAGAGAGAACAatataaagatattattaatgaaattaaagaagagCTTAAACTAGTTAAACTTAGTAATATGGATGAAGATAGAgtcaatcaattaatatcaaaGATGATCaatcattataataataatgagaaTAATAAACAAGAGTTGAAGGAACTTTTAtctaaatcaattgaagaattaacCAAATTGAAATCTGATTCAAAAGAACAACTAATTCAAATTAGTACTGAATCAATGAACCAATTAGGCCAACTCAAGAGTGAATCAATCAACCAATTAGGCCAAGTCAAGAgtgaatcaattgataaattccAGTCTACATTAAAAAGCTTGTCTAAAGAGGAGCAAAGTAAGATTGAGAGAGAGTTTAATCaccaattcaatcaattgaataaaGATGCCGATCAATTATTAAGTCAACATTCATTAAAGATTGAGAAATTGAGAGAGGAGATCAACGAGAATCAGCAATCATCCCTCTTGAAATTGACTCAGGAATATAAGCAATTGGAAGAGAGATTAAAAGAGTTTAGTAGCAAATTACAACAATCCATCTCGTCATCGTCAATGGACCAATTCGAATCTTGGAAATTGGTTTTCATTAAAGATATCGAGGAAAGAATTAACAAGGAATCTAGCAAACTCACAAACCAATACATTCAATTAACTCAACAATTTACAAAGATTCAATCATTCATTAAAGATAATCCATCAATTGATTCTCTAACAAATACAATCGAATCGCTCGAAGGTATTAAACTATTGATTGAAGACATACTTGAGGTTTATAGTGCTGATAAAATTGCAAAAGTTGATTATGCTTTAGGTTTAGCTGGTGCTTCTATTGAATATAATGCATTACATTATAGAGTTAGTGAAACTTATCCACCAATTAAAGgaagtggtagtggtagtggtagtggtggtgccAATGGTAATAGTTTaggtttatattattataatttagcTACAAATTGGATATTCCCACAACCAAAACCAAACCCACCTGAAACTATATTGGATCCAATGGTTAATACTGGTTCATGTTGGGGTTTCTATACTGGTAATGGCACCATTGTAATTAGGCTAGCAAAAAAGATCGCAATTACTGAGGTTACAATGGAACATATTAGTTCAAATATCTCTCATCATATTGATTCTGCTCCAAAAGAATTTCAAGTATTTGGTCTTATTAATTCTTCTGATATAGGTCAATCATTAGGTGTATTCACTTATGATACAACTATCAATAGACATTTACAAACttttaaagttaataaaattcaatccaccaccaccaccaccaccaatcaAGATCAAAATGATGACGACAACATTCAAGAATTCTCACATGTAGCACTTAGAATCCTATCAAATCATGGTTATAGATATACTTGTATCTATAGATTCAGAGTACATGGTTATCAAATTCCTCATCCAGAACAAGaacaaatacaaattatTCAAGAGGAACAATCTTTTAAACAAGAAGAGattaatcaacaacaaattgaacaaattgaacaaattgaacaaattgaaaaacaacaacaatctgatgaattataa
- a CDS encoding C2H2-type zinc finger-containing protein — protein MSNQNKFICKHIGCGKEFAHSSSRTRHQNSVKHSCCDNLFKCYPETVDPSSRVKCRHTNCNQWGHTKHRTRHEKCGIHSKPCPDVFCVACTRSDEFVRGKPWVEDFDLLQLPPFHCFFKFA, from the coding sequence aTGTCTAATCAAAACAAGTTTATCTGTAAACATATTGGTTGTGGTAAGGAATTTGCTCATTCAAGCTCAAGAACTCGTCATCAAAACTCTGTTAAACATAGTTGTtgtgataatttatttaagtGTTACCCTGAAACTGTTGATCCATCATCTCGTGTTAAATGTCGTCATACAAATTGTAATCAATGGGGTCACACTAAACATAGAACTCGCCATGAGAAATGTGGTATCCACAGCAAACCATGCCCTGATGTTTTTTGTGTTGCATGTACCAGATCCGATGAATTTGTACGTGGAAAACCATGGGTTGAAGATTTTGATCTATTACAATTACCTCCCTTCCAttgcttttttaaatttgcctaa
- the sf3a1 gene encoding SWAP/Surp domain-containing protein, with protein sequence MANEIITPTEGELKTIIDKTAAYAAKLGESFENKVKQREGHNAKFNFMKEGDQYYPYYRNKIVENKAKIQADAAAAAAAANPKTPSTTTTTTTTTTATTPLPTATATTTSPTPTTSSTIVPVPQTNSTQQLQQQQQQQQQTTPVFEKPQPPPPPPPKKEPTQPDPLLYILDVPDFMTPLELDTIRLTAQFIAKNGDSFFMELASREVKNSQFDFLKPTNHLYEWFRALVESYAQIIYPPQGIKEQLKSNYFSNKQTILERAMNRCEYNQLKEIEEQKKEEREDEEKTIIASIDWHDFVIVDTIEFNEDDLDDLPQPRTFDQLIAGDTPFGGSDFDNDGHGSNGKGGQDMEMEMDMEMEMDDEDNNNNEDEIEESSLSSTNTTGNLPPKDQSKLKIVKDYQKSNSSVKSNAPTKLTQLCQFCKQEIPLDEMQEHMRIELIQKQQRDSRLGGGGSSNNNNNLTNTLTQDDDIARNLQSFASKRVDIFGETESSKKQDEQPTQAPKVIWDGHSGSIPRVQAAQQAAQLAAQQAAQQKAAAIAAQQASQQQASQQQQQQLQPPQPIGIHHHPQRHLPPGMMPPGMMPPGMMPPGMMPPGMVPPPPFGMIPPGMVPPPPPGLMIPTAPPGLMIPPTQQQQLPPQTNTSPSSSSSIKVEEPQSKKLKIDDVLIPESVWLQNNPNPVNLTVEMADKSNIYQITLQPTDSISLLKEKIKELNGMPTNKQKLQAPGLSILKDTCSIAFYNLKSLAIVTCGQKKKGGKKK encoded by the exons atggCTAATGAAATAATTACACCTACTGAAGGTGAATTAAAAA ctatCATTGATAAAACAGCAGCATATGCAGCAAAATTAGGTGAGagttttgaaaataaagttaaaCAAAGAGAAGGACACAAtgcaaaatttaattttatgaaaGAAGGAGATCAATATTATCCTTattatagaaataaaattgtagAGAATAAAGCAAAAATTCAAGCAGATGCAGCAGCAGCTGCCGCAGCTGCAAATCCAAAAACTCCttctactaccaccaccacaacaacaaccacaacagcaacaacaccactaccaacagcaacagcaacaacaacatcaccaactccaacaacatcatcaactatAGTACCAGTACCTCAAACAAATTCAActcaacaactacaacaacaacaacaacaacaacaacaaacaacaCCAGTATTTGAAAAACCACAACCTCCACccccaccaccaccaaaaaaAGAACCAACACAACCTGATCCacttttatatattttagatGTACCTGATTTTATGACCCCATTAGAATT AGATACAATTAGATTAACAGCACAATTTATTGCAAAAAATGgtgatagtttttttatgGAATTAGCAAGTAGAGAAGTAAAGAATAgtcaatttgattttttaaaaccaacCAATCATTTGTATGAATGGTTTAGAGCATTGGTAGAATCCTATGCTCAAATTATATATCCACCACAAGGTATAAAGGAGCAATTAAAGTCAAACTATTTCTCCAATAAACAAACCATTCTAGAGAGAGCAATGAATCGTTGTGAATATAATCAACTCAAAGAGATTGAGGAACAAAAGAAAGAGGAGCGTGAGGATGAGGAGAAAACAATCATTGCCTCAATTGATTGGCAtgattttgtaattgtaGATACCATTGAATTCAATGAGGATGATTTAGACGACTTACCACAACCAAGAACATTTGACCAACTGATTGCTGGTGATACACCATTTGGTGGCAGTGATTTCGATAATGATGGTCATGGTTCAAATGGTAAAGGTGGTCAAGATATGGAGATGGAGATGGATATGGAGATGGAGAtggatgatgaagataataataataatgaggATGAGATTGAAGAATCATCATTATCgtcaacaaatacaacaggtaatttaccaccaaaagatcaatcaaaattaaaaattgttaaagattatcaaaaatcaaattcatctGTTAAATCTAATGCACCAACAAAATTAACTCAGTTATGTCAATTTTGTAAACAAGAGATACCATTGGACGAAATGCAAGAACATATGagaattgaattaattcaaaaacaacaaagaGATTCGAGATtgggtggtggtggtagtagtaataataataataatttaacaaatacTTTAACTCAAGATGACGATATCGCAAGAAATCTTCAATCATTTGCAAGTAAAAGAGTTGATATCTTTGGTGAAACAGAATCTTCTAAGAAACAAGATGAACAACCAACTCAAGCACCAAAAGTTATTTGGGATGGTCATTCTGGTAGTATTCCAAGAGTACAAGCTGCTCAACAAGCTGCTCAATTAGCTGCTCAACAAGCTGCTCAACAAAAAGCTGCTGCTATTGCTGCTCAACAAGCATCTCAGCAACAAGcatctcaacaacaacaacaacaattacaaccaccacaaccaattGGTATTCACCATCATCCACAACGTCATTTACCACCAGGTATGATGCCTCCTGGAATGATGCCACCTGGAATGATGCCACCAGGTATGATGCCACCTGGAATggtaccaccaccaccatttggTATGATTCCACCTGGAATggtaccaccaccaccaccaggtTTAATGATACCAACTGCACCTCCAGGATTAATGATACCAccaacacaacaacaacaattacctCCCCAAACAAATACATCCCCATCCTCATCCTCTTCAATTAAAGTTGAAGAACCTCAATCTAAAAAGTTAAAGATTGATGATGTATTAATTCCTGAATCAGTTTGGTTACAAAATAATCCAAACCCTGTCAATTTAACAGTAGAAATGGCTgataaaagtaatatttatcaaattacACTTCAACCAACCGATAGtatatctttattaaaagagaaaattAAAGAACTTAATGGTATGCCAactaataaacaaaaattacaAGCTCCtggtttatcaattttaaaagatactTGTAGTATAgctttttataatttaaaatcattagcAATAGTTACTTgtggtcaaaaaaaaaaaggcggtaaaaagaaatag